The proteins below come from a single Roseiflexus sp. RS-1 genomic window:
- a CDS encoding protein kinase domain-containing protein, whose protein sequence is MTEFIGKTIGNYRIEALLGAGGMGQVFRARHILLDRPAALKLLHGNLAQDPMFQTRFRQEAQAAAKLRHPHIVEVFDFDEFEGMAYLVMELVTGGSMRGWLRSAASQTAGSLVQGLELVRQAADALAYAHAMGMVHRDIKPDNLLLQPGFAGRGPTMKVADFGLARMTEGSNLTATGMAMGTPAYMSPEQCQGKPLDGRSDIYALGVVLYEVATGTLPFVVKTVSEAVFKHVYVPAPSPRQVRPELPDIVEAIVLRCLAKLPEERFATAADLAAALSEALGAIAPDLAIGEDEGGAMLTDIAARTRIQTPRGGPAPVALTLMGGGSLPRVQVLDDAGTLLQVVAVRPGGLTVGRVERNDVVLTGEGVSRHHLRLEWDGIQVLATDLGSSNGTLLEERPLPPQEAVVWPWRTMLRVGSYWLRLDPPERAESGQVATPSGGALMTPQTVATPGGGVMTVPPLSGGSAPLPYSQAFVTTGLVGMTLEPETLAVTPGQTATVAVTLANLSDQVDHLTVSVTGVPETWVTLPPAAQMPPRGQTTVMLAVRPPAEPDARAGEYPVEVSARSRARPAEGGSVLARWTVRPYVREELTLSPGRARGRMRGVLRATVRNLGNAAVRYRLQGEADEAGVQATVAPEELVLDAGATGSAMVTVEGPLKPFGGETTHGVTLSATADHGATLRAHGMWVQGALLPVWSLIAVVLMAGFGVSHVFGALPASLAGGLPGYAILRSGERVNADIAGQSGALPTPAATATQAPTAEPVAPVEPTVETGAATPTVETGAVITNDQATATAVAASGGNGANAGGGSGGDSGSGGGGGSGGAGGSGGSGGAGGAGGTGSAPTATATATRTPTPTATPTPVATAASTATPESTATLEPTVTPEPTATPEPTSTATALPTNTPTLAPSNTPTPTETPIPPTPTPTHTPTPTPTHTPTPTPTHTPTPTHTPTPTVTPTPTNTPIPTVAVPLHRAPPNGAVFYHFPRDTILQWAQVSGAVSYRVEIDCFHCCGWGVWCTDVGRTWRVESVPHIDGASFNEFRFSWVGAQPGRWRVSAIDANGREGPRHEWWYFEFRQ, encoded by the coding sequence ATGACTGAGTTCATCGGCAAAACGATCGGCAACTATCGCATCGAAGCGCTGCTCGGCGCGGGCGGCATGGGACAGGTCTTTCGCGCGCGCCACATCCTGCTGGATCGTCCGGCGGCGCTGAAGTTGCTGCACGGCAATCTGGCGCAGGATCCGATGTTTCAGACCCGCTTCCGCCAGGAGGCGCAGGCGGCGGCGAAACTGCGCCATCCGCATATCGTCGAGGTGTTTGACTTCGATGAATTCGAGGGGATGGCGTATCTGGTGATGGAACTGGTGACCGGCGGCTCGATGCGCGGCTGGTTGCGGTCTGCGGCGTCGCAGACCGCCGGGAGTCTCGTGCAGGGGCTGGAACTGGTGCGCCAGGCGGCGGACGCGCTGGCGTATGCGCATGCGATGGGCATGGTGCACCGCGACATCAAGCCGGATAACCTGTTGCTGCAGCCCGGCTTTGCCGGACGCGGTCCGACGATGAAGGTGGCGGACTTCGGGCTGGCGCGCATGACCGAGGGCAGCAATCTGACGGCGACGGGGATGGCAATGGGGACGCCTGCCTATATGTCGCCGGAGCAGTGCCAGGGGAAGCCGCTGGATGGACGGAGCGACATCTATGCGCTGGGGGTGGTGCTGTACGAAGTGGCGACCGGTACGCTGCCGTTCGTGGTCAAAACCGTCAGCGAGGCGGTGTTCAAACACGTGTATGTGCCCGCGCCGTCGCCGCGCCAGGTGCGTCCGGAGTTGCCTGACATCGTCGAGGCGATTGTGCTGCGCTGTCTGGCGAAACTGCCGGAGGAACGGTTTGCAACTGCGGCCGATCTGGCGGCGGCGTTATCCGAGGCGCTCGGCGCCATTGCGCCCGATCTGGCGATTGGGGAGGATGAGGGTGGCGCGATGTTGACCGACATCGCCGCGCGCACCCGCATCCAGACGCCGCGTGGCGGTCCGGCGCCGGTGGCGCTGACGCTTATGGGTGGCGGGTCGTTGCCGCGGGTGCAGGTGCTGGACGATGCGGGCACGCTGCTCCAGGTGGTGGCGGTGCGTCCCGGCGGACTGACGGTGGGGCGGGTGGAGCGCAATGACGTGGTGCTGACGGGGGAGGGAGTGTCACGCCACCATCTGCGCCTGGAATGGGACGGAATCCAGGTGCTGGCGACCGATCTGGGGTCGAGCAACGGCACCCTGCTGGAAGAACGACCGCTGCCGCCGCAGGAAGCGGTGGTCTGGCCCTGGCGCACCATGCTGCGCGTGGGGTCGTACTGGTTGCGCCTCGATCCGCCGGAGCGCGCCGAGAGCGGTCAGGTCGCCACGCCGTCTGGAGGTGCGCTGATGACGCCGCAAACGGTGGCAACGCCAGGCGGCGGGGTGATGACGGTGCCGCCATTGTCAGGCGGGAGTGCGCCGCTCCCCTATTCCCAGGCGTTTGTGACGACCGGACTGGTGGGGATGACGCTCGAACCGGAGACGCTGGCGGTGACGCCGGGGCAGACCGCGACCGTGGCGGTGACGCTGGCGAACCTGAGCGATCAGGTGGATCATCTGACCGTCAGCGTCACCGGTGTGCCAGAGACGTGGGTGACGCTTCCTCCGGCGGCGCAGATGCCGCCGCGCGGTCAAACGACGGTGATGCTGGCGGTGCGCCCGCCAGCCGAACCGGACGCTCGCGCCGGTGAGTATCCGGTGGAGGTGAGCGCGCGGTCGCGCGCGCGCCCTGCGGAGGGCGGGTCGGTGCTGGCGCGCTGGACGGTGCGCCCGTATGTGCGAGAGGAACTGACGTTGTCGCCTGGGCGCGCGCGCGGGAGGATGCGGGGGGTGCTCAGAGCGACGGTGCGCAATCTGGGGAATGCGGCGGTGCGCTACCGGTTGCAGGGTGAGGCGGATGAAGCAGGGGTGCAGGCAACGGTGGCACCGGAGGAACTGGTGCTCGACGCGGGTGCGACCGGCAGCGCAATGGTGACGGTCGAAGGACCGCTCAAGCCGTTCGGCGGCGAGACGACCCATGGGGTGACGCTCTCGGCGACGGCGGATCACGGAGCGACGCTGCGCGCGCATGGGATGTGGGTCCAGGGAGCGTTGCTGCCGGTGTGGAGTCTCATTGCCGTCGTGTTGATGGCGGGGTTCGGCGTCTCGCATGTCTTTGGCGCATTGCCCGCGTCACTGGCGGGCGGATTGCCGGGGTATGCCATCCTGCGCAGCGGCGAGCGTGTCAATGCGGACATTGCAGGTCAGTCGGGAGCGCTGCCGACGCCTGCAGCGACGGCGACGCAAGCGCCGACGGCGGAACCCGTTGCGCCGGTCGAGCCGACGGTTGAGACCGGTGCAGCAACGCCGACGGTTGAGACCGGTGCGGTCATCACCAACGACCAGGCGACAGCGACGGCTGTGGCGGCGTCTGGCGGAAATGGTGCGAATGCGGGTGGCGGAAGCGGCGGCGATAGCGGCTCAGGTGGCGGCGGGGGAAGCGGGGGCGCAGGAGGTTCAGGGGGTTCTGGCGGCGCAGGTGGCGCAGGTGGAACCGGGAGTGCGCCAACCGCAACGGCGACGGCAACGCGCACCCCAACCCCGACGGCAACCCCCACGCCGGTTGCGACCGCGGCATCGACTGCGACGCCGGAGTCGACCGCGACGCTGGAGCCGACCGTGACTCCGGAGCCGACTGCGACGCCGGAGCCGACCAGCACTGCCACAGCATTGCCGACGAATACGCCGACTCTCGCGCCCTCGAATACGCCAACGCCGACAGAAACGCCGATTCCGCCAACACCCACGCCCACGCATACGCCAACACCCACGCCCACGCATACGCCAACACCCACGCCCACGCATACGCCAACACCTACACACACACCAACACCCACAGTCACGCCAACACCTACGAATACGCCAATACCCACTGTGGCAGTGCCGCTTCATCGCGCTCCGCCGAACGGCGCCGTGTTCTACCATTTCCCACGTGATACCATTCTGCAGTGGGCGCAGGTTTCAGGCGCGGTGTCCTACCGGGTTGAAATCGATTGTTTTCATTGTTGTGGCTGGGGTGTGTGGTGCACAGATGTCGGGCGAACATGGAGGGTCGAAAGTGTTCCCCATATCGATGGAGCTTCATTCAATGAGTTCCGTTTCTCCTGGGTTGGCGCTCAGCCAGGGCGCTGGCGCGTGTCGGCAATCGATGCCAATGGGCGCGAAGGTCCGCGCCATGAGTGGTGGTACTTTGAGTTTCGACAGTGA
- a CDS encoding FHA domain-containing serine/threonine-protein kinase, translating into MNELLGQIIGNCRIEALLGSGGMGQVYRVRHMHLDRLQALKVMHAHLASDPGFQARFRQEAQAIAALEHPHIVRIFGFDEQQGRYYITMEYLPDGSLRTLLDRRARDGATWPLHFGLDLVRQAAEALDFAHTRGIVHRDIKPDNILIERHAGPGGRSLYVVKLTDFGLARMVEGGGGITASGMTVGTPAYMSPEQCQGLPVDGRSDIYSLGIVLYEVVTGYLPFTVSRISEAVEKHVYAQPPSPRTVAPDLPVAVEAIILRCLAKKPEERFATGAELAQALRRVMQMPEPAPLPAPEGLTVRVLGSGGQVVQEAPLTDQGLTVGRRAGNQIVLDDPAVSRNHLHIEWSGRRVRVKDLGSRGGTLLDGTHIKPHEPHTWNIGQSLGVGPFTLELVQRRDDQFGIALAPGQESLEIVAGQPVTVDVTLVNRGAADTLTLAVEGWPAAWVHLPDQPVRVDGSAQLAVRLTLQTPVTAGVRFGAYQVRVHARSTTQPQIGASIEATWTVIAPPSLTVQVSPATARGRDRARYTVRLTNQGGTVAHVVLMAEDSGQALAYNFGRHEVHLAAGETVDVPLEVRCDRRIFGGVQTHHFVVTAAVLGAGSTQATAAFVQTALLSI; encoded by the coding sequence ATGAACGAGTTGCTGGGACAGATTATCGGCAACTGTCGCATCGAGGCGTTGCTTGGCTCCGGCGGCATGGGGCAGGTATACCGCGTGCGCCATATGCACCTTGATCGATTACAGGCGCTCAAGGTCATGCATGCGCATCTGGCGAGCGATCCTGGCTTTCAGGCGCGTTTCCGCCAGGAGGCGCAGGCGATCGCCGCGCTCGAACATCCGCACATTGTGCGCATCTTCGGGTTTGATGAACAGCAGGGGCGGTACTACATCACCATGGAGTACCTGCCGGACGGATCGCTGCGCACGCTGCTCGACCGCCGCGCCCGCGATGGGGCGACATGGCCGCTCCACTTCGGGCTGGACCTGGTGCGGCAGGCGGCAGAGGCGCTCGACTTCGCTCACACCCGGGGCATTGTGCATCGTGACATCAAACCGGACAACATCCTGATCGAGCGTCATGCCGGTCCGGGTGGACGCTCACTCTATGTCGTCAAGTTGACCGATTTTGGTCTGGCGCGCATGGTCGAGGGGGGCGGCGGCATCACTGCCAGCGGTATGACCGTCGGCACACCGGCGTATATGTCGCCGGAGCAGTGTCAGGGCTTGCCCGTCGATGGACGCAGTGACATTTACTCGCTCGGGATTGTCCTGTACGAGGTGGTGACCGGGTATCTGCCGTTTACGGTCAGCCGGATCAGCGAGGCGGTCGAGAAGCACGTCTACGCTCAACCGCCGTCGCCGCGCACAGTCGCTCCCGATCTGCCGGTGGCGGTGGAGGCGATCATTCTGCGCTGTCTGGCGAAGAAACCGGAGGAGCGTTTTGCGACCGGCGCCGAACTTGCCCAGGCGCTGCGTCGGGTCATGCAGATGCCGGAACCTGCTCCGCTGCCGGCGCCGGAAGGATTGACGGTGCGAGTGCTGGGGTCTGGAGGACAGGTAGTGCAGGAGGCGCCGCTCACCGACCAGGGGTTGACCGTCGGTCGCCGCGCTGGCAATCAGATTGTCCTCGATGATCCGGCGGTGTCGCGCAATCACCTCCATATCGAATGGAGCGGGCGGCGGGTGCGGGTCAAAGACCTGGGTTCGCGCGGCGGGACGCTGCTCGATGGTACGCACATAAAGCCGCACGAGCCACATACCTGGAACATCGGACAGTCCCTGGGGGTGGGTCCGTTTACGCTGGAACTGGTTCAGCGCCGTGACGATCAGTTCGGCATCGCTCTGGCGCCGGGACAGGAGTCGCTGGAGATCGTCGCCGGTCAGCCGGTGACCGTTGATGTGACGCTGGTGAATCGCGGCGCTGCCGATACCCTGACGCTGGCAGTTGAAGGATGGCCCGCAGCGTGGGTTCATCTGCCGGATCAACCGGTACGGGTCGATGGCAGCGCACAGCTGGCGGTGCGCCTGACGCTTCAGACGCCAGTAACGGCGGGAGTACGGTTCGGTGCGTATCAGGTGCGGGTGCATGCGCGTTCGACGACGCAGCCGCAGATCGGGGCATCGATTGAGGCAACCTGGACGGTCATTGCGCCGCCATCGTTGACGGTGCAGGTGTCGCCCGCAACGGCGCGTGGACGGGATCGGGCGCGCTACACGGTTCGCCTGACCAATCAGGGCGGAACGGTTGCGCATGTGGTGTTGATGGCGGAAGATTCGGGTCAGGCGCTGGCGTACAACTTTGGACGTCACGAAGTGCACCTGGCTGCCGGCGAGACGGTCGATGTGCCGCTTGAAGTGCGCTGCGACCGCCGTATCTTTGGCGGTGTTCAGACGCATCATTTTGTGGTGACTGCTGCCGTGCTCGGCGCTGGTTCGACGCAGGCGACAGCAGCGTTCGTGCAGACGGCGCTCCTTTCGATCTAG
- a CDS encoding FHA domain-containing protein, whose translation MAPNDPSVPDTPPNPYATRAVSASEGGSAAFVALLDARGQPTQYAEVSSDGVTIGRLKGSDLVLDDPTISRNHARVEWDGRHARVTDLGSKLGTFLGAVRLMPQTPYEWSPDQPLRIGRYVFRLYPGALPPAAVTAPSASPVAGSGRPEATAGVSSAVAEAPTGRLPPPEPLQGEAEPAPAPIALSIAPEQVTLTLVPGERASVNVRVRNNTTLPLTISLTIDGFPSEWVDGMPTLSVAPGAQASATLTVSVPAASASLAGARPVSIQAFAAELPTLMFEAPLEWHIAPFLAGELAITPKRASGRDQAVYTIQVRNNGNVQAAYVLSAADEPQELEYSFAQERVSAAPGAIAETSLTVIARRRMFGADRRHTFTVQAVETDVQQSMRDILSAQALFVQTATFPLWFVPLIIGLLLFGLLCGFAVLPASLASALPGYGIFAAPTEPLPDTRGTAVAQATATAQQLQLTEQQGLATIAALEQTATAASADQRVEFQATLVAQFATATAIAIQFTSLPTLPPPTEAPFATVPPGTAPAPTVTMPPVTPSATATPTRTPSRTPAPSQTPAPGLPQATIEDATVQRLTSGETSLIFRVRLSNASASIVSIAYTTEDDTARAGVDYRSVNGTLTFNPGDLEREIAVPVLPDAATAIDLRLRVVLTSAAGANLARGIAVGTIRPAAGIATATFTPTPTPSATPTRTLSPAPTNTLTPVPPTPTNTFTPVPPATPTNTFTPVPPATPTNTFTPVPPTPTETPTPTPTETLTPTPTETPEPVNLTLTAPSSVAVTGGAAAPWTNIAGVVIGGVSAGDTVTVTLSIAGVDPSNNAGQMRITGIGGFTETTAPQTFTTTRADANDRLTRLQYRRGQPGAARMTITVVHGSGQSRTVQIDLIISAP comes from the coding sequence ATGGCGCCGAATGATCCGTCTGTGCCGGATACGCCGCCCAATCCATATGCCACACGCGCTGTCTCCGCTTCAGAGGGCGGTAGTGCCGCGTTCGTCGCTCTGCTCGATGCGCGGGGCCAACCGACGCAGTATGCCGAAGTCTCTTCCGATGGCGTCACGATCGGGCGTCTCAAGGGCAGCGATCTGGTGCTCGACGATCCCACCATCTCGCGCAATCACGCGCGGGTGGAGTGGGATGGACGTCACGCCAGGGTGACCGATCTCGGGTCGAAACTGGGCACGTTCCTCGGCGCTGTGCGTCTGATGCCGCAAACGCCTTATGAGTGGTCGCCTGATCAACCGCTGCGCATCGGTCGCTATGTATTCCGGCTGTATCCCGGCGCCCTCCCACCGGCGGCAGTGACTGCACCTTCTGCTTCTCCTGTTGCCGGGTCAGGTCGCCCCGAAGCGACAGCTGGCGTTTCTTCCGCTGTTGCTGAGGCGCCGACCGGTCGCCTGCCGCCGCCTGAGCCATTGCAGGGTGAGGCTGAACCGGCGCCTGCCCCGATTGCGCTTTCGATTGCGCCGGAGCAGGTTACGCTGACGCTCGTGCCGGGGGAACGCGCCAGCGTCAATGTGCGCGTCAGAAACAACACCACGCTACCGCTCACGATTTCGCTGACCATCGATGGTTTTCCATCGGAGTGGGTCGATGGCATGCCCACGCTCTCGGTGGCGCCCGGGGCGCAGGCATCGGCGACCCTGACAGTCTCTGTGCCGGCGGCCAGCGCAAGTCTCGCGGGCGCGCGTCCGGTTTCGATTCAGGCATTTGCTGCCGAACTGCCGACGCTCATGTTCGAGGCGCCGCTCGAATGGCATATCGCCCCCTTTCTGGCTGGTGAACTGGCAATCACGCCGAAGCGCGCCTCTGGTCGCGATCAGGCGGTGTATACCATTCAGGTGCGGAACAATGGCAATGTTCAGGCTGCGTATGTGCTGAGCGCCGCCGACGAGCCGCAGGAACTGGAATACTCCTTCGCGCAGGAGCGTGTGAGCGCTGCGCCCGGCGCAATCGCCGAAACATCGCTGACCGTGATTGCCCGACGTCGCATGTTCGGCGCCGATCGACGCCATACCTTTACCGTTCAGGCGGTCGAGACCGATGTGCAGCAATCGATGCGCGACATATTGAGCGCGCAGGCGCTGTTCGTTCAGACGGCGACATTTCCGCTCTGGTTTGTGCCGTTGATCATCGGGTTGCTCCTCTTCGGATTGCTATGCGGTTTCGCAGTTCTCCCGGCATCGCTTGCCAGCGCGTTGCCGGGGTACGGCATCTTTGCCGCTCCCACCGAACCGCTCCCTGATACCCGTGGGACCGCCGTGGCGCAGGCGACGGCGACTGCGCAGCAGTTGCAACTCACGGAGCAGCAGGGGCTGGCGACGATTGCAGCGCTGGAGCAGACTGCGACTGCCGCGTCCGCCGATCAGCGCGTCGAATTTCAGGCGACGCTGGTGGCACAGTTCGCCACTGCGACCGCGATTGCGATCCAGTTTACGTCGCTGCCAACGCTGCCGCCGCCGACAGAGGCGCCATTTGCGACGGTTCCCCCCGGTACAGCGCCAGCGCCCACGGTGACCATGCCACCGGTTACTCCTTCGGCGACGGCAACGCCAACGCGAACACCATCACGCACACCGGCGCCATCACAGACCCCGGCGCCCGGTCTGCCGCAGGCGACCATCGAGGATGCGACGGTGCAACGCCTGACGAGCGGCGAAACGTCGCTGATCTTCCGGGTGCGCCTCTCGAACGCAAGCGCTTCGATTGTTTCGATTGCGTACACGACGGAGGATGATACAGCGCGCGCGGGGGTCGATTACCGCAGTGTGAACGGAACATTGACCTTCAACCCCGGCGACCTCGAACGGGAGATCGCCGTTCCGGTGTTGCCCGATGCTGCCACGGCGATCGATCTGCGCTTGCGAGTCGTTCTGACGAGCGCCGCGGGCGCCAATCTTGCCCGGGGCATCGCTGTCGGGACGATTCGCCCGGCTGCCGGGATAGCAACTGCCACGTTCACGCCCACGCCGACCCCATCGGCGACGCCGACCAGGACGCTCTCACCAGCGCCGACCAATACCCTGACGCCGGTTCCGCCAACGCCGACGAACACCTTCACGCCAGTTCCGCCAGCGACGCCGACGAACACCTTCACGCCGGTTCCGCCAGCGACGCCGACGAACACCTTCACGCCGGTTCCGCCAACGCCAACTGAGACGCCGACTCCGACGCCGACCGAGACGTTGACTCCAACGCCGACTGAAACCCCCGAACCGGTTAATCTGACCCTCACTGCGCCGTCGTCGGTCGCTGTTACCGGTGGCGCTGCCGCGCCCTGGACGAATATTGCGGGGGTGGTGATCGGAGGCGTTTCTGCCGGTGATACCGTCACCGTGACGCTCAGCATTGCGGGAGTGGATCCATCGAACAATGCAGGGCAAATGCGCATCACCGGCATTGGCGGGTTCACCGAGACCACTGCTCCGCAAACGTTTACGACCACCCGCGCCGATGCCAATGATCGACTGACGCGCCTTCAGTACCGGCGTGGTCAGCCCGGCGCGGCGAGGATGACGATAACCGTTGTTCATGGCAGCGGGCAGAGCCGGACGGTGCAGATCGATCTCATTATCAGTGCGCCATAA